The proteins below come from a single Fodinicurvata sp. EGI_FJ10296 genomic window:
- the coaE gene encoding dephospho-CoA kinase (Dephospho-CoA kinase (CoaE) performs the final step in coenzyme A biosynthesis.): protein MIVLGLTGSIGMGKTTAATMLRRMGVPVHDSDAAVHRAMAPGGGAVGPIDAAFGDVVRDGAIDRRRLGAIVFEDAAALKRLEAILHPLVAEESNRFLAIQARHGRAVTALDIPLLLETGQQDRVDSVVVVSAPAFIQRIRVLARPGMTCSRLEKVLARQMPDPEKRRLADRVVPTGLGRIETWRHLAAIVRAARADAAEGGMAGRRPAWPPRAWPRSSTAPCSIWLRSSRCSHPIPHDQ from the coding sequence TTGATCGTACTGGGACTGACCGGATCGATCGGCATGGGCAAGACCACGGCCGCTACGATGCTGCGTCGGATGGGTGTGCCGGTCCATGACAGCGATGCCGCTGTCCACCGGGCCATGGCCCCCGGGGGCGGCGCTGTCGGGCCCATTGATGCGGCGTTCGGAGACGTTGTCCGGGATGGTGCGATCGACCGGCGGCGGCTGGGCGCAATCGTGTTCGAAGACGCGGCGGCACTGAAGCGGCTGGAAGCCATTCTGCATCCACTGGTGGCAGAGGAGTCCAATCGGTTTCTGGCCATTCAGGCGCGACATGGCCGAGCCGTGACGGCGCTCGATATTCCGTTGCTGCTCGAGACGGGACAACAGGATCGCGTCGATAGCGTGGTGGTCGTATCTGCCCCGGCTTTCATCCAGCGGATACGGGTCTTGGCGCGGCCGGGAATGACCTGCTCGCGGCTGGAAAAGGTCCTGGCCCGGCAGATGCCCGACCCGGAGAAGCGGCGTCTGGCGGATCGTGTGGTGCCAACCGGGCTTGGCCGCATCGAGACGTGGCGACATTTGGCCGCAATCGTGAGGGCAGCCAGAGCGGACGCGGCTGAAGGCGGCATGGCCGGCCGCCGGCCGGCATGGCCGCCGCGGGCGTGGCCGCGATCGTCGACGGCGCCGTGTTCGATCTGGCTTAGATCATCGCGCTGCAGTCATCCCATTCCACACGATCAGTGA
- a CDS encoding Maf family protein, translating to MSPVVLASGSATRARLLRGAGVDFIVDAAAVDEGEIKAAMRAEGASVGDTAEALAEVKATRVSQRHPGRLVVGADQMLDAGNGVWMDKPPDIDHARAQLQSLRGRTHTLIASVVAVRDGARLWHETDRVTLTVRPFSDTFLDAYIARIGDDILSTVGGYQLEGEGAQLFSRVEGDYFTVLGLPLLPLLSFLRAQRILED from the coding sequence ATGAGTCCTGTTGTTCTGGCCTCCGGCAGCGCCACCCGTGCCCGGCTGCTGCGCGGCGCCGGTGTCGATTTCATCGTCGATGCCGCCGCGGTCGACGAGGGTGAAATCAAGGCCGCCATGCGGGCGGAAGGCGCTTCGGTCGGCGATACGGCGGAGGCGCTGGCCGAAGTCAAGGCGACCCGGGTTTCGCAACGGCATCCGGGAAGGCTGGTCGTCGGCGCGGATCAGATGCTGGACGCCGGCAACGGCGTATGGATGGACAAGCCGCCCGACATCGATCATGCCCGCGCCCAATTGCAGTCGCTGCGGGGGCGGACCCACACGCTGATCGCCAGCGTCGTCGCTGTGCGCGACGGCGCGCGGCTCTGGCATGAAACCGATCGCGTCACCCTGACGGTAAGGCCATTTTCGGACACTTTCCTTGACGCCTATATCGCGCGGATCGGCGACGACATTCTCTCCACCGTCGGCGGATACCAGCTGGAGGGGGAGGGCGCGCAGCTGTTCAGCAGGGTCGAGGGCGATTATTTTACGGTACTGGGGCTGCCGCTGTTGCCCCTGCTGTCGTTCCTGCGGGCTCAACGCATTCTGGAGGACTGA
- the hemE gene encoding uroporphyrinogen decarboxylase has translation MGNTMDEPHSGATRAGFDEQSAAETARASKRLLRVLDGKAVDRPPFWFMRQAGRYLPEYRKVREQAGSFLDLCYDPQKACEVTLQPLRRYGMDAAILFSDILVIPHALGQDVTFVTGEGPKLAPVRSAADLALLSGDRIETHLAPVFETIDRVAGNLPVETALIGFAGAPWTVATYMVEGGSSKDFATIKAWSYRDPEAMNALMDLLVDATARYLCRQIDAGAHVIQLFDTWAGALSEEGLEQWVIEPTRRLVQRLHAHRADIPVIGFPRQIGAQLANYVERTGVSAVSLDTGVDLDTASALQRSTIIQGNLDPVLLTVGGDPMLQAARRRLAQLGHGGYIFNLGHGITPAASPDAVEALSALIREWPSR, from the coding sequence ATGGGCAACACCATGGACGAGCCACATTCAGGCGCGACCCGAGCAGGTTTCGACGAGCAATCGGCGGCAGAGACCGCGAGAGCGTCGAAAAGGCTGCTGAGAGTGCTGGACGGCAAAGCAGTCGACCGGCCCCCGTTCTGGTTCATGCGTCAAGCCGGCCGTTACCTGCCTGAATACCGAAAGGTCCGTGAGCAAGCCGGCAGCTTTCTGGATCTTTGTTACGATCCGCAAAAAGCCTGCGAAGTCACGCTCCAGCCGTTGCGGCGCTACGGGATGGATGCGGCAATTCTCTTTTCCGACATCCTGGTCATCCCCCACGCATTGGGCCAGGATGTTACCTTCGTGACAGGTGAAGGACCCAAACTTGCACCGGTAAGATCGGCGGCAGACCTGGCCTTGCTTTCGGGCGATCGGATCGAGACACACCTGGCGCCGGTATTCGAGACCATCGATCGTGTTGCCGGCAATCTGCCCGTGGAAACGGCCTTGATCGGTTTCGCGGGTGCGCCCTGGACAGTCGCGACCTACATGGTCGAAGGCGGCAGTTCGAAGGATTTCGCAACGATCAAGGCATGGTCATATCGAGATCCTGAGGCCATGAACGCCCTCATGGATCTTCTTGTCGACGCAACCGCGCGCTACTTGTGCCGCCAGATTGATGCTGGCGCCCATGTCATTCAGCTTTTCGATACCTGGGCCGGCGCGCTATCTGAAGAAGGTCTGGAACAATGGGTCATCGAGCCGACAAGAAGGCTGGTCCAGCGCCTTCACGCCCATCGTGCCGACATCCCGGTCATCGGCTTTCCAAGACAGATTGGTGCGCAACTGGCCAACTATGTCGAACGTACTGGTGTGTCGGCCGTATCGCTGGATACCGGTGTCGATCTCGACACAGCATCAGCGCTGCAGCGAAGCACGATCATTCAGGGAAACCTCGACCCCGTGCTTCTGACCGTAGGCGGAGACCCGATGCTGCAAGCCGCGAGACGACGGCTGGCGCAACTCGGCCATGGCGGTTACATCTTCAATCTCGGGCACGGAATCACCCCGGCCGCGTCGCCCGATGCGGTTGAAGCCTTAAGTGCATTGATCCGGGAATGGCCATCACGCTAG
- a CDS encoding shikimate dehydrogenase: MMTEVTRLAGVIGWPIGHSRSPRLHGYWLARYGIDGAYLPMAVAPDRLSAALAGLPALGFRGCNVTVPHKEAAVRYLDTATETVARLGAVNTVTVMPDGRLHGDNTDGHGFMENLRQKLPEWTPDDRGDRPAVILGAGGAARAVGVALAQAGMGTIVIVNRTRAKAEAVAALIADAAPGSASTTVHDFESVARPEGPLSRAGILINTTVLGMEGQPPLHLPLDTLASDTVVCDIVYAPLMTDLLSQAGARGNPIVTGIGMLLHQAVPGFEAWFGVKPTVDDALEAFVLGQDRGGQDRGKDGPR; this comes from the coding sequence CTGATGACTGAGGTCACACGATTGGCCGGGGTTATCGGGTGGCCTATCGGTCATTCGCGCTCGCCGCGATTGCATGGCTACTGGCTGGCCCGCTATGGCATCGACGGTGCCTATCTGCCCATGGCCGTTGCGCCGGACCGGCTGTCGGCGGCTTTGGCGGGGCTCCCGGCGCTGGGCTTTCGAGGGTGCAACGTCACCGTGCCCCACAAGGAAGCCGCGGTACGCTATCTCGACACCGCCACCGAGACGGTCGCGCGGCTCGGCGCCGTGAATACGGTGACGGTGATGCCAGACGGTCGGCTGCACGGCGACAACACCGACGGTCATGGTTTCATGGAAAATCTCCGTCAGAAATTGCCGGAATGGACCCCCGACGACCGCGGGGACAGGCCGGCTGTCATTCTGGGCGCCGGGGGCGCGGCTCGCGCTGTCGGGGTCGCGCTGGCGCAGGCCGGTATGGGGACTATCGTGATCGTCAACCGGACACGGGCGAAGGCCGAAGCAGTGGCGGCGCTGATTGCCGACGCCGCGCCGGGTTCGGCCAGCACGACCGTTCACGACTTCGAGTCGGTTGCGCGCCCTGAAGGACCGTTGAGCCGGGCAGGCATCCTGATAAACACGACGGTTCTTGGCATGGAGGGCCAGCCGCCGCTGCACCTACCCCTCGACACACTGGCATCGGATACCGTTGTTTGCGATATCGTCTACGCGCCGCTGATGACGGATCTGCTGAGCCAGGCGGGTGCCCGGGGCAATCCGATCGTGACCGGTATCGGTATGCTTTTGCACCAGGCCGTACCGGGATTCGAGGCATGGTTTGGTGTGAAGCCGACGGTCGATGACGCACTGGAGGCCTTTGTCCTTGGCCAAGATCGCGGGGGCCAAGATCGCGGGAAGGACGGCCCGCGTTGA
- a CDS encoding pyruvate, water dikinase regulatory protein, translated as MMAPIEETEDGRIFHVHLVSDATGETIQSVARACLAQFDRVHPVEHFWNMVRTGRQLDLILEDVRANPGLVIYTLVDDRLCHRLHDECAQLNLPCISVLDPVMEGLAVFLGMRGDRRPGRQHTLNDAYFDRMAAMEFALAHDDGQLTGDLHDADVILVGVSRTSKTPTCMYLANRGVKAANVPFVPGVPLTPHLAEVHRPLIVGLTKDPDSLVQIRKSRLLALNQGTPNSYIDPETVREEVIEARRTFSRQGWPVIDVSRRAIEETAAEIMILLSRRAQAGGSENQAAQFAATGKAQ; from the coding sequence ATGATGGCGCCCATCGAAGAGACAGAAGACGGCCGGATTTTCCATGTTCATCTGGTCTCCGACGCGACCGGAGAGACGATTCAGAGCGTGGCGCGCGCGTGTCTGGCCCAGTTCGACCGAGTCCACCCGGTCGAGCATTTCTGGAACATGGTCCGGACTGGCCGGCAACTCGACCTGATCCTGGAAGATGTCCGTGCGAACCCCGGTCTTGTGATCTATACGCTGGTCGATGATCGTCTCTGCCATCGCCTTCATGACGAATGCGCGCAGTTGAACTTGCCCTGTATCTCCGTACTCGACCCGGTTATGGAGGGTCTGGCGGTCTTTCTGGGCATGCGCGGCGACCGGCGGCCGGGGCGTCAGCACACACTGAACGACGCCTACTTCGATCGAATGGCCGCAATGGAATTCGCCCTTGCCCACGACGACGGCCAGTTGACCGGCGACCTGCACGATGCCGATGTCATCCTCGTCGGTGTCTCGCGAACGTCGAAGACACCGACCTGCATGTATCTGGCAAACCGTGGGGTCAAAGCGGCAAATGTGCCCTTCGTCCCGGGCGTCCCGCTAACACCCCATCTGGCCGAGGTGCATCGTCCGTTGATCGTCGGACTGACCAAGGATCCAGACAGTCTGGTCCAGATTCGCAAAAGCCGCCTGCTTGCGCTGAACCAGGGCACGCCCAACAGCTATATCGATCCGGAGACGGTGCGCGAAGAAGTCATAGAGGCCCGGCGGACATTCAGCCGTCAGGGCTGGCCGGTGATCGATGTCAGCCGTCGCGCTATCGAGGAAACCGCAGCTGAAATCATGATCCTGCTGTCCCGGCGGGCGCAGGCCGGCGGGAGCGAAAACCAGGCGGCTCAGTTCGCCGCCACGGGCAAAGCGCAATGA
- a CDS encoding FxsA family protein yields MPLLLIALILVPLTEIAVFIQVGGLIGLAPTLLTVVLTAVIGAVLLRRQGLHTVQEAQAKLNRQEPPIRELFDGLCLFAAGAFLLTPGFITDFVGFLLLVPPVRLQIARLLWQRLINRAERRGHPRPPGAGRPGGSAADGPQGRPGGGPGGGGSEGPVIDADFEEIRPGGNTPDSGSNNDPGDDGNMPPRNESRWGRGESDR; encoded by the coding sequence ATGCCGCTGCTTTTGATCGCTCTGATCCTCGTTCCGCTCACCGAGATCGCTGTCTTCATTCAGGTGGGGGGGCTGATCGGCCTGGCGCCCACATTGCTGACCGTGGTCCTGACCGCTGTGATCGGGGCTGTCCTGCTCCGCCGTCAGGGACTCCACACTGTACAGGAAGCACAGGCCAAGCTTAACCGTCAAGAACCACCGATTCGTGAGCTTTTCGACGGCCTGTGCCTGTTTGCCGCTGGTGCCTTTCTGCTGACGCCCGGCTTTATCACGGACTTCGTCGGCTTCTTGCTGCTGGTCCCGCCCGTCAGACTGCAGATTGCGCGGCTGCTCTGGCAGCGCCTGATCAACCGTGCCGAGCGCCGGGGGCATCCCCGCCCACCCGGCGCCGGACGACCGGGAGGCAGTGCGGCCGACGGTCCCCAGGGTCGCCCCGGAGGCGGCCCCGGGGGCGGCGGATCCGAAGGGCCGGTCATCGATGCCGATTTCGAGGAAATCCGCCCGGGCGGCAACACTCCCGATTCCGGATCAAACAACGATCCGGGCGACGACGGTAACATGCCGCCGCGCAACGAATCCCGATGGGGGCGCGGCGAATCGGACCGGTGA
- a CDS encoding Tim44/TimA family putative adaptor protein translates to MASGAIVFAQRPEYGEDMGEGLYLIDIIIFGMIAAFLVFRLRNVLGRRTGHQGERQNPRAEKPVAPVADEDNVVRLSDRKDASAQVEMASDQAARGITQIKIADAAFDEAEFVSGAEMAFGMIVDAFANGDTAALRPLLADDLYDDFAEAIRDRLANDQTLETRIELVKSVDIFDARLEGNMAYVTIRYVTDQINVTRDSDGEVIDGDPAVSSEVVDLWTFARNTNSDDPNWLLVQTDTPDEEDGDEESGDIADDDTQPGNREDSHKG, encoded by the coding sequence ATGGCGTCTGGCGCCATCGTATTTGCGCAGCGGCCGGAGTACGGCGAGGATATGGGTGAAGGTCTGTACTTAATCGACATAATCATCTTCGGTATGATTGCGGCGTTCCTGGTATTCAGGCTGCGCAACGTTCTCGGCCGGCGGACGGGCCATCAGGGTGAGCGGCAGAATCCGCGGGCTGAAAAGCCGGTGGCGCCGGTTGCGGACGAGGATAACGTCGTTCGTTTGTCCGATCGCAAGGATGCGTCGGCCCAGGTCGAAATGGCAAGCGATCAGGCTGCCCGGGGAATCACGCAGATCAAGATCGCGGATGCCGCCTTTGACGAGGCGGAGTTCGTCAGCGGTGCCGAAATGGCGTTCGGCATGATCGTCGATGCCTTTGCCAACGGCGACACCGCCGCGCTGCGGCCGCTTCTGGCCGATGACCTGTATGACGATTTCGCCGAGGCGATTCGAGACCGGCTGGCCAATGACCAGACGCTTGAGACCCGCATAGAGCTGGTCAAGAGCGTGGACATATTCGACGCGCGGCTCGAAGGCAACATGGCCTACGTCACCATTCGCTATGTCACCGATCAGATCAACGTGACCCGCGACAGCGATGGCGAGGTGATCGATGGCGATCCGGCCGTTTCCAGCGAAGTGGTGGATTTGTGGACCTTCGCGCGTAACACCAACAGCGACGATCCGAACTGGCTTCTGGTACAGACCGACACACCGGATGAAGAAGACGGAGACGAAGAAAGCGGCGACATCGCCGACGACGATACGCAACCCGGAAACCGGGAAGACAGCCACAAGGGTTAG
- the hemJ gene encoding protoporphyrinogen oxidase HemJ, protein MTDYYSWVLVLHVLSLIAWMAGMFYLPRLYVYHADAKQGSELSETFKIMERRLLRGIINPAMIATWLFGLWLLALQPGWLEQGWLHLKLAAVVALTVMHVFFARWRKDFEGDRNARPARFYRIANEVPTVLLIIIVISVIVKPF, encoded by the coding sequence ATGACAGATTACTATTCCTGGGTGTTAGTCCTGCATGTGCTATCGCTCATTGCGTGGATGGCCGGCATGTTCTATCTGCCGCGGCTCTACGTTTATCATGCCGATGCCAAGCAGGGGTCGGAACTTTCCGAGACGTTCAAGATCATGGAACGCCGATTGCTTCGCGGTATTATCAATCCGGCGATGATCGCGACCTGGCTATTCGGTCTTTGGTTGTTGGCGTTGCAGCCGGGATGGCTGGAGCAAGGCTGGCTGCACCTGAAGCTGGCTGCCGTCGTCGCGTTGACGGTGATGCATGTATTCTTTGCTCGGTGGCGCAAGGATTTCGAGGGCGACCGAAATGCCCGGCCGGCCCGGTTCTATCGGATTGCCAACGAAGTTCCGACCGTCCTGCTGATTATCATCGTCATATCGGTGATCGTGAAGCCGTTCTGA
- a CDS encoding (Fe-S)-binding protein — translation MTDNANASSSSHVSPSSAGQDAAEQDATAEKVRPSVALFVTCLVDLFRPSVGFAAIDLLQQAGCRVAVPGAQTCCGQPAWNSGDVATTAAMAKSVIAAFEPYDYVVVPSGSCAGMIRRHYPQALRKDSRWEARAHALGERTYELTAFLVDVMDMKSVDPVDYQGRIAYHDSCSGLRELGVKAQPRQLLESVAGAELVDLPGAETCCGFGGTFCVKYPGISGDMVTEKANAITGTGADTVLAGDLGCLMNIAGKLNRDGSMVQVRHVAEVLAGAVGEAPPIGRAVGDRAGTRAGGR, via the coding sequence ATGACCGACAACGCCAATGCCTCTTCATCATCGCACGTCTCGCCGTCATCGGCCGGACAGGACGCGGCAGAACAGGACGCAACTGCGGAAAAAGTTCGCCCCAGTGTCGCTCTCTTCGTAACCTGTCTGGTGGACCTTTTCCGACCCAGCGTCGGGTTTGCCGCCATTGATCTGCTGCAACAGGCCGGATGCCGGGTGGCGGTGCCGGGCGCCCAGACATGCTGTGGACAGCCGGCCTGGAACAGCGGCGATGTGGCGACGACGGCTGCGATGGCGAAATCGGTGATCGCTGCGTTCGAGCCCTATGATTATGTGGTCGTACCGTCCGGATCGTGTGCCGGCATGATCCGCCGACATTATCCCCAGGCGCTGCGCAAGGATTCGCGGTGGGAGGCCCGGGCCCATGCGTTGGGAGAGCGGACATACGAATTGACCGCGTTTCTGGTCGATGTCATGGACATGAAGTCGGTCGATCCCGTCGACTATCAGGGCCGCATTGCCTATCACGACAGCTGTTCGGGCCTGCGCGAACTCGGCGTGAAAGCACAGCCGCGTCAGTTGCTGGAATCGGTCGCTGGCGCGGAACTGGTCGATCTGCCCGGGGCGGAGACCTGCTGCGGATTTGGCGGAACCTTCTGCGTCAAATACCCCGGCATCTCCGGCGACATGGTGACGGAAAAAGCGAATGCCATCACTGGTACCGGGGCGGACACCGTTCTGGCGGGTGATCTGGGTTGCCTGATGAATATCGCCGGTAAGCTCAACCGCGACGGCTCGATGGTTCAGGTGCGCCATGTCGCCGAAGTCCTCGCAGGCGCCGTTGGCGAGGCCCCGCCAATCGGCAGGGCGGTCGGCGATCGCGCCGGAACACGAGCGGGAGGGCGATAG
- the dnaQ gene encoding DNA polymerase III subunit epsilon translates to MREIVMDTETTGLDPHKGDRLVEIGGVELLNLVPTGRTYHVYINPERPMSEEAFAVHGLGDDFLSGQPTFAQVASDFLDFIADANLVIHNADFDIGFLNMELKRVGHRPIRPEVVIDTLAIARKRYPGAQATLDALCRRYGIDNANRTLHGALLDSELLAEVYLELRGGRQPGLTLTQSGPSSSRDGSRGGEVAAYRRHAAPRPPRRHEPTAEEIARHEAFIDTLKDPLWRAVSAD, encoded by the coding sequence ATGCGGGAAATCGTGATGGATACGGAAACGACCGGACTCGATCCTCATAAAGGGGACCGTCTGGTCGAGATCGGCGGTGTCGAGCTGCTCAATCTCGTGCCCACCGGACGGACCTATCACGTCTACATCAATCCCGAGCGCCCGATGTCCGAAGAGGCGTTCGCCGTTCATGGTCTTGGCGACGATTTCCTGTCCGGCCAACCGACCTTCGCCCAGGTGGCATCGGATTTCCTGGATTTCATCGCCGATGCCAATCTCGTGATTCACAACGCCGATTTCGATATCGGTTTTCTGAATATGGAACTGAAGAGGGTCGGGCATCGGCCCATCCGGCCGGAGGTCGTGATCGATACGCTGGCGATCGCCCGCAAACGCTATCCCGGGGCCCAAGCGACCCTGGACGCGCTGTGCCGTCGCTACGGTATCGACAATGCCAACAGGACGCTGCACGGCGCGCTGCTGGATTCGGAATTGCTGGCTGAAGTGTATCTCGAACTTCGCGGGGGCCGGCAGCCGGGACTGACGCTGACACAATCGGGCCCGTCGTCATCCCGGGACGGTTCAAGGGGTGGAGAGGTTGCGGCCTATCGCCGGCATGCCGCACCGCGCCCGCCAAGACGACACGAACCGACCGCCGAGGAAATCGCCCGTCACGAGGCATTCATCGATACATTGAAAGACCCGCTATGGCGGGCCGTATCGGCCGACTAG
- a CDS encoding J domain-containing protein, whose translation MKSYIVTCSAGFRDAVLALAVRKAVTASDLVTAVLVLHEHLDPDSVPDPGDAGPDDRDVILLKSGPRAGRVLRRKPRLQLRLKDGLSDVYIRRALALLLALDAGERALSESDSTGSADNDDTTDPVRDRARGRSEIDDAREHAEEMRALVSLMTFDPLPDGVRTVSDARYVLGLPPGMRLNRRIVKARFRMLSQIYHPDKETGDTLRMTQLIDASRLMEGDLRRREAAE comes from the coding sequence ATGAAATCCTACATCGTTACCTGCAGCGCCGGTTTCCGCGACGCCGTCCTAGCTTTGGCGGTGCGCAAGGCCGTCACTGCAAGTGATCTCGTAACTGCGGTCCTCGTTCTGCATGAACATCTCGATCCGGATTCGGTTCCCGATCCCGGAGACGCCGGACCCGATGACCGCGATGTCATCCTGCTCAAATCGGGGCCGCGCGCCGGACGGGTTCTCCGCCGCAAGCCGCGGCTTCAACTTCGGCTCAAGGACGGATTATCAGACGTCTACATTCGCCGAGCTCTCGCATTGCTGCTGGCGCTGGATGCCGGTGAACGGGCGTTGTCAGAATCCGACAGCACCGGATCGGCGGATAACGACGATACAACCGATCCCGTCCGGGATCGTGCACGGGGCCGTAGCGAAATTGACGATGCACGTGAGCATGCCGAGGAAATGCGCGCGCTTGTATCGTTGATGACCTTCGATCCGCTACCCGACGGCGTCAGAACCGTCTCCGATGCCCGGTATGTTCTGGGTCTGCCGCCGGGCATGCGGCTCAACCGGAGGATCGTTAAAGCCCGTTTCCGGATGCTGAGCCAGATTTATCATCCCGACAAGGAAACCGGCGATACCTTGCGGATGACTCAGCTGATCGATGCCTCACGACTCATGGAAGGCGATCTTCGCCGCCGCGAAGCGGCCGAATGA
- the secB gene encoding protein-export chaperone SecB, with product MADETQDQASSAGQAVGADGDAAAGANAGGQRQGPPPIQVLAQYVKDLSFENPNAPQTLMGGSPSPQIQVNVDVRTNKLTEERYEVILNLKADAKIQEKQAFLVELSYAALVGLNEVPKEHTAPALLVEVPRLLFPFARSVIAEATRNGGYPPMLVQPIDFAALFRRQMEALRQRQQAGADAATPSASGTTTQN from the coding sequence ATGGCTGACGAGACGCAGGACCAGGCATCGTCCGCTGGGCAAGCGGTCGGAGCAGACGGCGACGCTGCAGCGGGCGCCAATGCCGGCGGACAGCGGCAGGGTCCGCCGCCGATCCAGGTTCTGGCGCAATACGTAAAGGATCTTTCCTTCGAAAATCCTAACGCGCCCCAGACGCTCATGGGCGGATCGCCATCGCCGCAAATTCAGGTGAACGTCGACGTCCGCACCAACAAGCTGACGGAAGAGCGATACGAGGTCATTCTGAACCTGAAGGCCGACGCCAAGATTCAGGAAAAGCAGGCCTTTCTTGTCGAGCTGTCCTATGCGGCGCTCGTCGGATTGAACGAAGTTCCCAAGGAGCACACGGCACCGGCCCTGTTGGTCGAAGTCCCGCGGCTGCTGTTCCCGTTCGCCCGCTCGGTCATCGCTGAGGCCACGCGCAATGGCGGCTATCCGCCGATGCTCGTCCAGCCGATCGATTTCGCGGCCTTGTTCCGCCGCCAGATGGAAGCACTACGCCAGCGCCAGCAGGCCGGTGCCGATGCGGCCACGCCGTCCGCTTCGGGAACGACGACACAGAACTGA
- a CDS encoding LutB/LldF family L-lactate oxidation iron-sulfur protein, which produces MQSTSHTFKDNVKTALADEHLRKALGNMKAGFQDKRAATIAKLPEFEALRDQGKAIKDDVLANLDYYLERFEDNVTRDGGHVHWARTPQEACEAILGICRDTGARVATKGKSMIAEEIGLNEYLEKHGMTPVETDLGEYIIQLRHEAPSHIIAPAIHLSKEQVSDTFRRSHKHLSADRPLDEPRDLTDEARTVLRQQFVNADVGITGANFLIAETGSTVIVTNEGNGDLTQNLPRVHIVVASIEKIVPTLEDSAAILRLLARSATGQEYSVYTTYSTGPRRPDDLDGPDEFHVVIVDNGRSDLLGTEAAEALRCIRCGACMNHCPVYGAIGGHAYGWVVPGPIGAALTPGILGVEEARDLPNASTFCGKCEEVCPMKIPLPKIMHSWRIEEYDRGLTPPRQRFGLGVWSWVATRPRLYNWLTGLAVRGGHMIGRRRGSWRWMPLAGGWTAYRDLPVPAGDGTFQQLYARRRNRGTAGDGK; this is translated from the coding sequence ATGCAGTCGACCAGCCACACCTTCAAGGACAACGTCAAGACGGCCCTCGCCGACGAGCATCTTCGCAAGGCGCTGGGGAACATGAAGGCAGGCTTTCAGGACAAGCGGGCCGCGACAATCGCGAAGTTGCCGGAATTCGAAGCACTGCGCGATCAGGGCAAGGCAATCAAGGACGATGTGCTCGCCAATCTGGATTATTACCTCGAACGTTTCGAAGACAATGTGACCAGGGACGGCGGTCATGTGCATTGGGCGCGGACGCCGCAGGAAGCCTGCGAAGCCATTCTCGGGATCTGCCGCGACACCGGCGCCAGGGTGGCGACCAAGGGCAAGTCGATGATCGCCGAGGAGATTGGCCTGAACGAGTATCTGGAGAAGCACGGCATGACGCCGGTGGAAACCGATCTCGGCGAATACATCATCCAGCTCAGGCACGAAGCCCCATCGCACATCATCGCACCGGCGATACACCTGAGCAAGGAGCAGGTCTCCGATACCTTCCGGCGGAGCCACAAGCATCTGTCGGCCGACCGGCCGCTGGACGAGCCGCGAGATCTGACCGATGAAGCGCGGACCGTGCTGCGCCAGCAATTCGTCAACGCCGATGTCGGCATAACCGGCGCGAATTTCCTGATTGCCGAAACGGGCTCGACGGTGATCGTCACCAACGAAGGCAACGGCGATCTGACTCAGAACCTGCCCCGGGTTCATATCGTCGTGGCGTCGATCGAAAAGATCGTCCCGACTCTCGAAGACTCTGCTGCGATCCTGCGATTGCTCGCCCGTTCGGCGACCGGACAGGAATACTCGGTCTATACGACCTATTCCACCGGCCCCCGGCGCCCCGACGATCTCGATGGGCCGGACGAATTCCACGTTGTGATCGTGGACAACGGCCGGTCGGACCTGCTGGGCACAGAAGCCGCCGAGGCGCTGCGCTGCATCCGCTGCGGCGCCTGCATGAATCACTGCCCGGTTTACGGCGCTATTGGCGGCCATGCTTATGGCTGGGTCGTCCCCGGTCCCATCGGCGCCGCGTTGACCCCCGGCATTCTCGGCGTAGAGGAAGCGCGTGATCTGCCGAATGCCTCGACTTTCTGCGGCAAGTGCGAGGAGGTCTGCCCTATGAAGATCCCGCTGCCCAAGATCATGCATTCGTGGCGGATCGAGGAGTACGATCGCGGACTGACGCCGCCGCGCCAGCGGTTCGGACTGGGCGTCTGGAGCTGGGTCGCGACGCGGCCGCGGCTATACAACTGGTTGACCGGTCTTGCGGTCCGTGGCGGCCATATGATCGGCCGCCGTCGGGGCTCGTGGCGTTGGATGCCGCTCGCCGGCGGCTGGACAGCCTATCGCGACCTGCCGGTACCAGCCGGAGACGGGACGTTCCAGCAACTCTATGCCCGGCGCCGGAATCGGGGCACGGCGGGGGACGGGAAATGA